In Campylobacter mucosalis, a single window of DNA contains:
- a CDS encoding class I SAM-dependent methyltransferase → MSKITQLWDQKSSKYPRFNGTLNPFSHKVFSALKELGVKFGKKSVIDIGCGTGVYTLYIAKLCEEITGVDSSEGMLEILKQDALTFDIKNLKIIKSYWLELQAQKHYDIAISTMSPAIREDDDFAKFDAMADTKIYLNFSGTRSSSLLKPFFAHYGVKSGNGSSVATLQNWLEANDKEYKKVDLKEKRVAIRSKTEAIENVCWHLEINGVRYDKNEILAMIDEIKFKGDIKDEINSSMSLFVF, encoded by the coding sequence GTGAGTAAGATAACGCAACTATGGGATCAAAAATCAAGCAAATATCCTAGATTTAACGGCACATTAAATCCATTCTCACACAAAGTTTTTAGCGCTCTTAAAGAGCTTGGTGTGAAATTTGGCAAAAAAAGCGTTATTGACATAGGCTGTGGAACTGGGGTTTATACCCTATACATCGCAAAACTTTGCGAGGAGATAACTGGCGTAGATAGCTCTGAGGGTATGCTTGAGATTTTAAAGCAAGACGCTTTGACATTTGATATTAAAAATTTAAAAATTATAAAAAGCTACTGGCTTGAATTACAAGCCCAAAAACACTATGACATAGCCATTAGCACGATGAGTCCTGCCATTAGAGAGGATGATGACTTTGCCAAATTTGACGCTATGGCTGATACAAAAATCTATCTAAATTTTTCAGGTACAAGAAGCTCTAGTTTGCTTAAGCCATTTTTTGCCCATTATGGCGTAAAATCAGGCAACGGCTCAAGTGTAGCAACACTGCAAAATTGGCTAGAAGCAAACGATAAAGAGTATAAAAAAGTGGATTTAAAAGAAAAAAGAGTAGCCATTAGAAGCAAAACAGAGGCGATAGAAAATGTCTGCTGGCACCTTGAAATAAATGGCGTAAGATACGATAAAAATGAAATCTTGGCAATGATTGATGAGATAAAATTTAAAGGCGACATAAAAGATGAGATAAACTCATCGATGAGCCTTTTTGTGTTTTAA
- a CDS encoding cytochrome-c peroxidase — MGKIFYILFLATFAMAQHFVPSTGLSYNEAKAELGKKMFFDKRLSKNQTFSCESCHNLYWDFSGTIRKNIFDGKINPPSILNAASNYLFFKYGNERNMSKQILTSITSTKELSMSVDELVKRLYDISEYRSEFIKVYNEGIKIENIIESFIHFQKAIFTANSAFDRFLLGDKNALNDDEKMGMQIFIDAGCVACHNGVNLGGGIRQQSSFFRSVFEKSDTPNELGAIFALERIRVAPLRNVARTAPYMSNGSITNLKIAISHTKSIDRNLDQKDVEYIEKFLKTLSGEHPRILK, encoded by the coding sequence ATGGGTAAAATTTTTTATATTTTGTTTTTAGCAACCTTTGCTATGGCACAGCATTTTGTGCCATCAACCGGTCTTAGCTACAACGAAGCCAAAGCAGAGCTTGGCAAAAAGATGTTTTTTGACAAACGACTTAGCAAAAACCAGACATTTTCTTGCGAGAGTTGCCACAACCTATACTGGGACTTTAGTGGAACGATACGCAAAAACATATTTGACGGCAAGATAAATCCGCCAAGCATACTAAATGCCGCCTCAAACTATCTATTTTTTAAATATGGCAATGAACGCAATATGTCAAAGCAAATTCTAACCTCAATCACATCAACCAAAGAGCTATCAATGAGCGTGGATGAGCTGGTTAAGCGACTTTATGATATCAGCGAGTATAGATCCGAATTTATAAAAGTTTACAATGAGGGCATAAAGATAGAAAATATCATCGAGTCATTTATCCACTTTCAAAAGGCGATTTTTACTGCAAATTCCGCGTTTGATAGGTTTTTACTAGGCGATAAAAATGCACTAAATGATGATGAAAAAATGGGTATGCAAATATTTATAGACGCTGGCTGCGTAGCTTGTCATAATGGCGTAAATTTGGGTGGCGGCATTAGACAGCAAAGTAGCTTTTTTAGAAGCGTTTTTGAAAAAAGCGACACACCAAATGAACTAGGGGCGATATTTGCACTAGAACGTATAAGAGTCGCGCCGCTAAGAAATGTCGCAAGAACTGCTCCATATATGAGCAATGGCTCTATTACAAATCTAAAAATCGCCATATCTCATACCAAAAGCATAGATAGAAATTTAGACCAAAAAGATGTCGAATATATAGAAAAATTCTTAAAGACACTTAGCGGGGAACATCCAAGGATACTTAAATGA
- a CDS encoding long-chain-fatty-acid--CoA ligase translates to MTYKYQNLYQNLADVALNRANAVVIFEDDLKITYKELKQKVDTVAAYLQGCGVKFGDKVAMFVQNSHEFIISYLAITTLGGVAVPMNTFLKFEEIEFILSDSKARVLIASSSLLKELKNIDKIELERIIWIGQNPRLKPKKQPNLEQDEYGESLYLGDSQDIQYEKEVSFDDVLSCTKRLDLQKQPSLNDMVHIIYTSGTTGKPKGAMICYKNILSNVHGAMSRFNANKKDRFLVFLPMFHSFTLTAMVILPLYIGGSCIIIKSVFPFSNVLKQALFKRATVFLGVPSIYTAIGKAKIPWYFRWFNNIRIFVSGAAPLAQQTIDDFKIKFPRARLIEGYGLSECSPIVTANLLEQQKLLSVGKPLDGYEIKIVDEEMVEVKIGEIGEIIVKGDCVMKGYLGINDETIVNGWLKTGDLGKVDEDGFLYIVDRKKDLIISKGINIYPREIEEMIYKLESIEACAVIGVSDEYADEEVVAFVQLKDGAVLEEKELRAHLKKHLANYKVPKTIHFVDNLPRNATGKVLKRVLKENLKANL, encoded by the coding sequence ATGACATATAAATATCAAAATTTATACCAAAATTTAGCCGATGTCGCACTAAATAGAGCAAATGCTGTTGTGATATTTGAAGATGATTTAAAAATCACCTACAAAGAGCTAAAGCAAAAGGTGGATACGGTTGCTGCGTATTTGCAGGGTTGTGGTGTGAAATTTGGCGATAAGGTGGCAATGTTTGTGCAAAACTCGCACGAATTTATCATAAGCTATTTAGCCATTACAACCCTTGGCGGTGTAGCTGTGCCGATGAATACATTTTTAAAATTTGAAGAGATTGAGTTTATACTTTCAGACTCTAAAGCAAGAGTGCTTATCGCTTCTAGTTCGCTTTTAAAAGAGCTAAAAAATATCGATAAAATTGAGCTTGAACGCATTATTTGGATAGGTCAAAATCCTAGACTAAAGCCAAAAAAACAGCCAAATTTAGAGCAAGATGAGTATGGCGAGAGCTTGTATCTAGGCGATAGTCAGGATATACAGTATGAAAAAGAGGTTAGCTTTGATGATGTTTTATCTTGTACAAAAAGGCTTGACTTACAAAAGCAACCTAGCCTTAACGATATGGTGCACATCATCTACACATCTGGCACGACTGGTAAGCCAAAGGGTGCGATGATATGCTATAAAAATATCCTATCAAACGTCCACGGAGCTATGAGCAGATTTAATGCAAATAAAAAGGATAGATTCCTTGTATTTTTACCGATGTTTCATAGCTTTACGCTAACTGCTATGGTTATTTTGCCACTTTATATAGGTGGTTCTTGCATTATCATTAAATCCGTATTTCCATTTTCAAACGTTTTAAAACAGGCGTTATTTAAGCGAGCAACCGTGTTTTTAGGAGTTCCATCTATCTATACTGCAATAGGCAAGGCAAAAATTCCTTGGTATTTTAGGTGGTTTAATAATATTAGAATTTTTGTTAGTGGTGCGGCACCTTTAGCACAGCAAACTATAGATGATTTTAAGATAAAATTCCCAAGAGCAAGGCTTATTGAGGGCTATGGTCTTAGCGAGTGTTCGCCGATAGTAACGGCAAATTTGCTAGAACAGCAAAAGCTATTAAGTGTAGGTAAACCGCTTGATGGCTATGAGATAAAGATAGTTGATGAGGAGATGGTTGAGGTTAAGATTGGCGAGATTGGCGAGATTATCGTCAAGGGCGATTGTGTTATGAAAGGTTATCTTGGCATAAATGATGAAACTATCGTAAATGGTTGGCTAAAAACCGGAGATCTTGGCAAGGTCGATGAGGACGGCTTTTTGTATATCGTTGATCGCAAAAAAGACCTTATAATCTCAAAAGGCATAAATATCTATCCGCGTGAGATAGAGGAGATGATATATAAGCTTGAGAGTATTGAAGCCTGTGCGGTTATCGGCGTTAGCGATGAGTATGCAGATGAGGAAGTTGTAGCATTTGTGCAGTTAAAAGACGGGGCTGTGCTTGAAGAAAAGGAGCTAAGAGCTCATCTTAAAAAACATTTAGCAAATTACAAGGTGCCAAAAACGATACACTTTGTAGATAACTTACCAAGAAATGCCACAGGCAAGGTTTTAAAGCGTGTTTTAAAAGAAAATTTAAAGGCAAATTTGTAA
- a CDS encoding bifunctional diguanylate cyclase/phosphodiesterase: protein MNPHKIKLFILTIVIMFSVFAYRLTSLDNIITDNRASQEHILELKLLNKQMDDYFKNGLNQDNYDGINKIARDFGTHIEGLKLSSGFTTLSEIYDSQKNISTISKTYELKLELLDKYNYISSGAMLFLMDSERDIKKDIGIKKLELLFARIKSVDFKDIKSINQAEEEVQFLADDIFLLPTATEHLILLKKANFVLISLRDLREIYQQNLNLDLSLQLENLSIAYNNQYKSTISSLYWYGLGTLFTILIFVALTLMLLKQQRELRKNLEKYKLAVDNDYTSIIFTDENNIISYVNETFEEIHGYKQEDVLGKNPNILKSFLHQDSFYQDIRDAIKETKSWSAAELVSKSKSGKYLYERVNFIPFVFEGKPFGFIGIKMDKTAETNMVNELKKKNEQLKAQSSIDKLTGFGNYFAMAEMLESKKDGVVIAISIKNFDNLRFFYQTKVIEAMLTSFAKTLKLCVETSEISTKLFRFQDDEFFLWYSGDDAHRDIAYIQDYFSFGEMEIDIDGRSETLPGPKVVIGISLNRDTIQTNRLIQAILAKQQAFKLGNDIYQYKENDEIELQYYKNQSTTQLIEYALENNTVIVECQGIFDITTDTSNPKTNYYEVLVRLVDQNGKIRYPGEFLGVAMQTQLYTRITKKVIEHAFVLAERYPEHVFSINLSGIDIIDNSVREFLEEKLRECSNPSHICFEILESEDIGDYDMINSFIKHIKGYGSKISIDDFGSGYSNYYRILELDIDTIKIDGSIIKKLPFDKNSQYLVETIVNFASKQNYKIVAEFVSSDEILEQVKKFGIDYAQGFLLGKPTSVDNL from the coding sequence ATGAATCCACACAAAATCAAACTTTTTATACTAACAATCGTCATTATGTTTAGTGTTTTTGCCTACCGCCTAACAAGCCTGGATAACATCATCACAGATAATAGAGCCAGCCAAGAACACATTTTGGAGTTAAAGCTCTTAAATAAGCAAATGGATGATTACTTTAAAAACGGACTAAATCAAGATAACTACGATGGCATAAACAAAATAGCAAGAGATTTTGGAACACATATAGAGGGATTAAAGCTCTCTAGTGGCTTTACCACACTTTCTGAAATTTACGATAGCCAAAAGAACATAAGCACTATCTCTAAGACGTATGAGCTAAAACTTGAGTTGCTTGATAAATACAACTACATAAGCTCAGGCGCTATGCTATTTTTAATGGATAGTGAAAGGGATATCAAAAAAGATATCGGCATAAAAAAACTTGAGCTACTATTTGCCAGGATTAAAAGCGTAGATTTTAAAGATATAAAATCCATAAACCAAGCAGAAGAAGAGGTGCAATTCCTGGCTGACGATATATTTTTACTACCCACTGCAACAGAACATCTAATCTTACTTAAAAAAGCAAATTTTGTGCTAATCTCGCTAAGAGATTTAAGAGAAATTTACCAGCAAAATTTAAACCTTGATCTATCTTTGCAACTAGAAAATCTCTCAATAGCATACAACAATCAATACAAAAGCACCATAAGCTCACTCTACTGGTATGGGCTTGGCACCTTATTTACAATTTTGATATTTGTCGCGCTAACACTAATGCTTTTAAAACAACAAAGAGAGCTTCGTAAAAATTTAGAAAAATACAAACTAGCTGTTGACAATGACTACACATCGATAATCTTTACAGACGAGAATAACATAATCTCATACGTAAATGAAACCTTTGAAGAGATACACGGCTATAAACAAGAGGATGTTTTGGGCAAAAATCCAAACATCCTAAAGTCATTTTTGCACCAAGATAGCTTCTATCAAGATATAAGAGACGCCATAAAAGAGACAAAATCTTGGAGCGCTGCTGAGCTAGTTAGTAAGAGCAAAAGCGGAAAATACCTATATGAACGTGTAAATTTTATCCCATTTGTGTTTGAGGGTAAGCCGTTTGGGTTTATCGGCATTAAAATGGATAAAACCGCCGAAACAAATATGGTTAATGAACTAAAGAAAAAGAACGAACAGCTAAAAGCTCAGTCATCTATCGATAAACTAACCGGATTTGGCAACTACTTTGCAATGGCTGAGATGTTAGAGAGTAAAAAAGACGGGGTCGTAATAGCAATTTCTATTAAAAATTTCGACAACTTACGGTTTTTCTATCAAACAAAAGTTATAGAAGCAATGCTTACATCATTTGCAAAAACACTGAAACTTTGCGTTGAGACCTCTGAGATTAGCACGAAACTATTTCGCTTTCAAGATGATGAGTTTTTTCTATGGTATAGCGGAGATGACGCACACAGAGATATAGCCTATATCCAAGACTACTTTAGTTTTGGCGAGATGGAGATAGATATTGACGGCAGGAGCGAAACTCTGCCTGGCCCAAAGGTTGTTATAGGCATAAGTCTAAACAGAGACACAATCCAAACAAACCGCCTAATCCAGGCAATACTTGCAAAACAACAGGCGTTTAAACTAGGCAATGATATCTATCAATACAAAGAAAATGACGAGATTGAGCTACAATACTACAAAAACCAATCCACAACACAGCTCATAGAATACGCCCTTGAAAACAACACTGTTATCGTAGAGTGTCAAGGTATATTTGATATCACAACCGATACATCAAATCCTAAAACAAACTACTATGAAGTTCTAGTCCGTTTAGTAGATCAAAATGGCAAAATCCGCTATCCTGGTGAATTTTTAGGTGTAGCTATGCAGACGCAACTTTATACAAGGATTACCAAAAAAGTTATCGAACACGCCTTTGTGCTAGCAGAAAGATACCCTGAACACGTCTTTTCAATCAACCTTTCAGGAATAGATATCATAGATAACTCAGTTAGAGAATTTCTAGAAGAAAAACTAAGAGAGTGCTCAAATCCTTCACACATATGCTTTGAAATTTTAGAGAGCGAGGATATTGGGGACTATGATATGATAAACTCATTTATCAAGCATATTAAGGGTTATGGTAGTAAAATTTCTATTGATGACTTTGGCTCTGGATACTCAAACTACTACAGAATTTTAGAACTTGATATAGATACGATTAAGATAGACGGCTCAATTATTAAAAAGCTACCATTTGATAAAAACTCGCAGTATTTAGTTGAAACAATCGTAAATTTTGCTAGCAAGCAAAACTACAAAATAGTTGCAGAATTTGTAAGTAGCGATGAAATTTTAGAACAAGTTAAGAAGTTTGGCATAGACTACGCACAGGGATTTTTACTAGGCAAACCAACATCGGTGGATAACCTATAA
- a CDS encoding OmpP1/FadL family transporter: MVKKIALSFIVSASLLNAAGYKIPEQSSDSLALSASNVATSFGPDAAYYNPANMMFLPDTRHYFENTVAWFHIAPLKFKSNDGREFKSNKFDSLATTFHFVSPEYYENWRFGLSLAVPAAVGIGWRDNDPAFTGKHFKLKVVELNPSVAYRVTDNFAIAAGARAVYSKGRIVTELYGAGDRAIWGDGIDYGYNVAMTYKPTENWSLAATYRSKIDLNLKGSADISKATLVPNYSGSASVSIPLPAVLTLATSYKIADTTLLFAYDRTYWSAFSGYDFEYDGAPNNSIFAQLFDNKVERNYRNTNTFRFGIAHDLNEKVRLMAGFVYDQKAAKDAKSSSFDLPDSNSRAYSLGVNYKFSENLELAFSGLYQTRQSTNASLKVMKGSTFPSTGSDMLGEFEKGKIWILGLGLKYKF, encoded by the coding sequence ATGGTTAAAAAAATTGCACTAAGTTTTATCGTAAGCGCGAGCTTACTAAATGCCGCTGGGTATAAAATCCCTGAACAAAGCTCAGACTCATTAGCTTTGTCAGCTAGTAACGTAGCAACGAGTTTTGGCCCAGACGCAGCGTATTACAACCCAGCAAATATGATGTTTTTACCAGATACTAGACACTATTTTGAAAATACCGTAGCGTGGTTTCACATAGCTCCTTTGAAATTTAAAAGCAACGACGGACGCGAGTTTAAATCTAACAAATTTGACTCACTAGCGACCACGTTTCATTTTGTTTCACCTGAGTATTATGAAAATTGGAGATTTGGTTTAAGCCTAGCCGTTCCAGCCGCAGTTGGCATAGGTTGGAGAGATAATGACCCTGCATTTACAGGTAAGCACTTTAAGTTAAAAGTGGTTGAGTTAAATCCAAGTGTGGCTTACAGAGTAACCGATAACTTCGCTATCGCAGCAGGTGCAAGGGCAGTGTATAGCAAAGGTAGGATAGTAACCGAGCTTTATGGTGCGGGTGATAGAGCTATTTGGGGTGATGGTATAGATTACGGATACAACGTGGCTATGACATATAAACCAACTGAAAATTGGTCTTTAGCAGCAACATATCGCTCTAAAATCGATCTAAATTTAAAGGGTAGCGCTGATATATCCAAGGCAACGCTTGTTCCAAACTACAGCGGTAGCGCTAGTGTGAGCATACCACTACCTGCGGTGCTTACTCTTGCTACATCCTATAAAATAGCCGATACAACGCTACTTTTTGCATACGATAGAACCTACTGGTCGGCATTTAGCGGATATGACTTTGAGTATGATGGGGCACCAAATAACTCGATTTTTGCTCAGCTATTTGATAATAAAGTTGAGAGAAATTATCGCAATACAAACACATTTCGCTTTGGTATAGCTCACGATTTAAACGAGAAAGTAAGGCTAATGGCGGGTTTTGTATATGACCAAAAGGCTGCAAAGGACGCTAAAAGCTCTAGCTTTGATTTGCCAGACTCAAACTCTCGTGCATACTCTTTGGGTGTGAATTACAAATTTAGTGAGAATTTAGAACTCGCATTTAGCGGACTTTATCAAACTAGACAGAGTACAAATGCTAGTCTAAAGGTTATGAAAGGTAGCACTTTCCCTTCGACAGGATCGGATATGCTTGGAGAGTTTGAGAAAGGTAAAATTTGGATACTTGGACTTGGTTTAAAATACAAATTCTAG
- a CDS encoding Fur family transcriptional regulator yields the protein MNVVEFLNKHSIAITPLRVKIIEILNEKKEPLSYDEILSKLEANKTTFYRNMQLFEAQGIVTSFEKDHKNYYELGSGAKAYFVCDICHKVTNIKVPFLKEAKLVKSAVIKGVCNTCE from the coding sequence ATGAATGTAGTGGAATTTTTAAACAAGCATAGTATAGCTATCACGCCCTTACGTGTAAAGATAATTGAAATTTTAAATGAGAAAAAAGAGCCGTTAAGCTATGATGAAATTTTATCAAAACTAGAGGCAAACAAGACGACATTTTATAGAAATATGCAGTTGTTTGAAGCTCAAGGCATAGTTACTAGCTTTGAAAAAGACCACAAAAACTACTACGAGCTAGGAAGCGGTGCTAAGGCATACTTTGTGTGCGACATCTGCCACAAGGTTACAAATATTAAAGTGCCGTTTTTAAAAGAGGCAAAGCTCGTTAAAAGTGCTGTAATAAAAGGAGTATGTAATACCTGTGAGTAA
- the map gene encoding type I methionyl aminopeptidase, whose protein sequence is MAITLKQPREIEKLREANKIVAKTLDYVESVIKPGMSLLEIDKICEEMILSCGAKPAFKGLYGFPNAACISLNEVVIHGIPDKTILQEGDIVGVDIGSNLDGFFGDSARTFGVGKISKKDEALIACSKDALYFAIDFIQTGIHFKELCNELEKFITARGFVPLRGFCGHGIGRRPHEEPEIPNYLEGTNPKAGPKIKNGMVFCIEPMICQKDGTPVVGSDKWRVTSKDGLRTAHYEHCVAIINGRAEILSIA, encoded by the coding sequence ATGGCAATAACATTAAAACAACCACGAGAGATAGAAAAACTAAGAGAGGCAAATAAAATAGTGGCAAAGACGCTTGATTATGTAGAGAGCGTGATAAAGCCTGGTATGAGTTTGCTTGAGATTGATAAAATTTGTGAGGAGATGATACTTTCTTGCGGTGCAAAACCTGCGTTTAAAGGGCTTTATGGCTTTCCAAATGCAGCTTGTATCAGCCTAAATGAGGTTGTAATCCACGGCATACCCGATAAGACCATTTTGCAAGAGGGAGATATCGTAGGTGTTGATATTGGCTCAAATTTAGACGGATTTTTTGGCGACTCGGCACGAACTTTTGGCGTTGGTAAAATTTCAAAAAAAGATGAGGCGTTAATAGCTTGCTCAAAAGACGCTCTTTACTTTGCCATTGATTTTATCCAAACGGGTATACATTTTAAAGAGCTTTGCAATGAGCTTGAAAAATTTATAACCGCTCGTGGTTTTGTCCCACTTCGTGGATTTTGTGGACACGGCATTGGTCGTAGGCCTCACGAAGAGCCTGAAATCCCAAACTATCTAGAGGGCACAAACCCAAAAGCTGGTCCAAAGATTAAAAATGGAATGGTATTTTGCATTGAGCCAATGATTTGCCAAAAAGACGGCACACCAGTTGTTGGTAGTGACAAGTGGCGTGTTACATCTAAGGACGGACTTAGGACGGCACACTACGAGCATTGCGTTGCTATCATAAACGGCAGGGCTGAAATTTTAAGCATCGCATAA
- a CDS encoding ATP-binding protein has protein sequence MQYLLEFLNENTKDSKVALSLNCSDAQLEILKHLSMSYTTGVSSMSVYDALSAIFGNENLSHIEHLKDVKNLLDAGWITLVFGVFKQERSNNSLLSMLYADISLSQNFLKLLEEGGIEISLPTPSAYKEHFEYLKDQFARIELYERKALLNSNSEAKKHIDNQIKIYEKFIKERLGLSKISLKIEQIFKENSLNDKEQILFLALLKQEYTNSDTNMRELENLASLVGDDEIERVNARAFLSDGAKLLENSLIEYDEVLNGFDNITQSFFIVEEILQEIMHSQSTKSDSRLKLESIVKEQEIFELIEPKTNINDVVLNENTKELLSQILKQVDKRVLSRLNSWGIKSRKGIDAKIIFYGEPGTGKTMSALSLAKSLKKQVLSFDCSKILSKYVGESEQNVRKIFDSYKEICKKSKTEPVLLLNEADQFLSTRIEGGSGAEKMHNQMQNIFLEQIERFEGVLIATTNFLQSLDSAFSRRFDYKIEFKKPDFKARLAIWRNVLPQSASFEDGFDLEKLAQYNLSGAQIVLVLKNTALRVATKDDGIFTLADFKASIERELSSAFGDEKKVGLL, from the coding sequence GTGCAGTATCTTTTGGAATTTTTAAATGAAAACACAAAAGATAGCAAAGTAGCGTTATCTCTAAACTGCTCTGACGCTCAGCTTGAAATTTTAAAACATTTAAGCATGTCATACACGACCGGCGTTTCTAGTATGAGCGTGTATGACGCCTTGAGTGCTATTTTTGGCAATGAAAATTTATCTCACATAGAGCATTTAAAAGATGTAAAAAATTTGCTAGATGCTGGTTGGATTACTCTTGTTTTTGGCGTTTTTAAACAAGAGCGTAGCAACAACTCCTTGCTATCTATGCTATATGCTGATATATCCTTATCTCAAAATTTCTTAAAGCTCTTAGAAGAGGGCGGTATAGAGATAAGTTTGCCAACGCCAAGTGCCTATAAAGAGCATTTTGAGTATCTAAAAGATCAGTTTGCTAGGATTGAGCTTTATGAGCGAAAAGCCTTGTTAAATAGCAACTCTGAAGCAAAAAAGCATATTGATAATCAGATAAAAATATATGAAAAATTTATCAAAGAGCGTCTTGGGCTTAGTAAAATTTCACTAAAAATAGAGCAAATTTTTAAAGAAAATTCTCTAAACGACAAAGAGCAGATTTTGTTTTTGGCTCTTTTAAAGCAAGAGTATACAAACTCAGATACCAATATGCGAGAGCTTGAAAATTTGGCTAGTTTAGTCGGAGATGACGAGATAGAGCGGGTAAATGCTAGAGCGTTTTTAAGTGATGGTGCAAAACTATTAGAAAATTCCCTTATAGAGTATGATGAGGTTTTAAACGGTTTTGATAATATCACTCAGAGTTTTTTTATAGTCGAGGAAATTTTACAAGAGATAATGCACTCTCAAAGCACAAAATCAGATAGTAGGTTAAAGCTAGAAAGCATTGTTAAGGAGCAAGAAATTTTCGAGCTTATCGAGCCAAAAACCAATATCAATGACGTGGTTTTAAACGAAAATACAAAAGAGCTTTTAAGCCAAATTTTAAAACAGGTTGATAAAAGAGTTCTATCTAGACTTAATAGCTGGGGTATAAAGTCGCGTAAAGGCATAGATGCTAAGATAATATTTTACGGAGAGCCAGGCACTGGTAAGACGATGAGTGCGTTAAGTCTTGCAAAGAGCCTAAAAAAACAGGTTTTAAGTTTTGACTGCTCTAAAATTTTAAGCAAATATGTTGGCGAAAGTGAGCAAAACGTCAGAAAAATTTTTGATAGCTATAAGGAAATTTGCAAAAAAAGTAAAACCGAGCCAGTGCTTCTTTTAAATGAAGCTGATCAGTTTTTAAGCACTCGCATTGAGGGTGGAAGTGGCGCTGAAAAGATGCACAATCAAATGCAAAATATCTTTTTAGAGCAGATTGAGCGATTTGAGGGTGTTTTAATTGCCACAACAAATTTCTTACAAAGCCTTGATAGTGCGTTTTCTCGCAGGTTTGATTATAAGATTGAGTTTAAAAAGCCAGATTTTAAAGCCAGACTTGCCATATGGCGTAATGTTTTGCCACAAAGTGCTAGTTTTGAGGATGGCTTTGATTTAGAAAAGTTAGCCCAGTATAATTTAAGTGGTGCTCAAATCGTGCTGGTGCTAAAAAATACAGCCTTAAGGGTTGCTACAAAAGATGATGGGATATTTACCCTAGCAGATTTTAAGGCAAGTATAGAGCGTGAGCTAAGCTCGGCTTTTGGCGATGAGAAAAAGGTGGGACTTTTATAG